A stretch of the Aegilops tauschii subsp. strangulata cultivar AL8/78 chromosome 4, Aet v6.0, whole genome shotgun sequence genome encodes the following:
- the LOC109785287 gene encoding germin-like protein 8-11 encodes MASSSSVIILAALLALVLWQAIASDPSPLQDFCVADMHSPMRVNGFVCKNLMEVNGDDFFKAAALDKPRVTNKVGSNVTLINVMQIAGLNTLGISIARIDYAPLGQNPPHTHPRATEILTVLEGTLYVGCVTSNQPAPNRNKFLSKVLNKGDVFVFPVGLIHFQFNPNPYKPAVAIAALSSQNPRAITIANAVFGSKPPISDDVLAKAFQVEKNTIDYLQAQFWENNQY; translated from the exons ATGGCATCCTCCTCTTCAGTCATTATCCTTGCCGCTCTCCTTGCGTTGGTCTTATGGCAGGCCATTGCCTCTGATCCTAGCCCACTCCAGGACTTTTGTGTCGCCGACATGCATTCACCAA TGCGTGTCAATGGGTTTGTTTGCAAGAACCTGATGGAAGTCAATGGGGATGACTTTTTCAAGGCAGCCGCTCTGGACAAGCCTAGGGTCACCAACAAGGTTGGATCCAACGTGACTTTGATCAATGTCATGCAGATTGCTGGACTCAACACCCTCGGCATCTCAATTGCGCGCATCGACTATGCTCCCTTGGGTCAGAACCCACCACATACGCACCCTCGCGCCACTGAGATCCTCACAGTGCTCGAGGGGACACTGTACGTTGGCTGTGTCACATCCAACCAGCCCGCCCCCAACAGAAACAAGTTCCTCTCTAAGGTGCTCAACAAAGGTGATGTGTTTGTCTTCCCCGTGGGGCTCATCCACTTCCAATTCAACCCCAACCCCTACAAGCCAGCTGTTGCAATTGCCGCGCTCAGCAGCCAGAACCCAAGGGCTATCACAATTGCCAATGCAGTGTTTGGGTCCAAGCCACCAATATCAGATGATGTTCTTGCCAAGGCATTTCAGGTGGAAAAGAATACAATAGACTATCTCCAGGCTCAATTCTGGGAGAACAATCAGTACTAA
- the LOC109785295 gene encoding uncharacterized protein, with product MSADGPGAVRRALDRAGASLRSGRRALARFAPRPSAFSAAPDAEAAAVRAVRNLRTFRVHYAVIQWALLLATLAPRHRASMLFLMAASKGLLLYGGLLRAFPSSALLRRLLDRRLVAAVFVALVVADLAAAGALPNLLFALAAGVPVVLLHAAFRVRDDLEPVASADSAGGGEEEATGVVVEKKEDGDMETGPTRRSATAATKS from the coding sequence ATGTCCGCCGACGGCCCCGGCGCGGTCCGCCGCGCGCTGGACAGGGCCGGCGCGAGCCTCCGCAGCGGCCGGCGCGCGCTGGCCCGCTTCGCGCCCCGCCCCTCGGCCTTCTCCGCCGCGCCCGAcgccgaggcggcggcggtccgCGCCGTGCGCAACCTCCGCACCTTCCGCGTCCACTACGCCGTGATCCAGTGGGCGCTGCTGCTGGCCACCCTCGCGCCCCGCCACCGCGCCTCCATGCTCTTCCTCATGGCCGCCTCCAAGGGCCTGCTCCTCTACGGGGGCCTCCTCCGGGCCTTCCCCAGCTCCgcgctcctccgccgcctcctcgaccgccgcctcgtcgccgccGTCTTCGTGGCCCTCGTCGTCGCCGACCTCGCCGCCGCGGGGGCTTTGCCCAACCTCCTCTTCGCGCTCGCCGCCGGGGTCCCCGTCGTCCTGCTCCACGCCGCGTTCCGCGTCCGCGACGACCTCGAGCCCGTGGCCTCCGCCGACAGCGCGGgcggaggggaggaggaggccaccgGGGTCGTGGTGGAGAAGAAGGAGGACGGCGACATGGAGACGGGGCCGACGCGCCGCTCCGCCACGGCGGCCACCAAGTCCTAG
- the LOC109785296 gene encoding uncharacterized protein has translation MAASASEVGPMMAKVALECGGDISASQEDILANSPFLGAANAPSASQARGDEEEEEEVFATPPELPQQEPITMCSLPFTPSPSQPHSPSPPPSDDDAARPRRKPRVCTRKVRGSKTKISTPAPSPTPTPSPKQQPEQPPRAVVDPLYRAMLMIPTATAAAAATTSKQDPLEDFLALARQRGIF, from the coding sequence ATGGCCGCCTCCGCTTCCGAGGTCGGGCCGATGATGGCGAAGGTGGCTCTGGAGTGCGGCGGCGACATCTCGGCGTCCCAGGAGGACATCCTCGCCAACTCCCCCTTCCTCGGCGCCGCCAACGCCCCCTCCGCCTCTCAGGCGCGgggggacgaggaggaggaggaggaggtcttCGCCACCCCTCCCGAGCTCCCCCAGCAAGAGCCCATCACCATGTGCAGCCTCCCCTTCACCCCCAGCCCCTCCCAGCCCCACTCGCCCTCGCCGCCTCCCTCCGACGACGACGCCGCCAGACCTCGCCGGAAGCCTAGGGTTTGCACCAGGAAGGTCAGGGGCTCCAAGACCAAGATCAGCACCCCGGCCCCGAGCCCAACCCCAACCCCGAGTCCCAAGCAACAGCCAGAGCAACCACCCCGTGCCGTCGTCGATCCTCTCTACAGGGCGATGCTCATGATccccaccgccaccgccgccgccgccgccaccaccagcaAGCAGGATCCCTTGGAGGACTTCCTCGCGCTCGCCCGCCAGCGCGGCATCTTCTAG
- the LOC109785289 gene encoding germin-like protein 8-5 codes for MASSSSFLLLAALLALVSWQATASDPSPLQDFCVADMNSPVRVNGFVCKNPMEVNADDFFKAANLDKPRVPNKVGSNVTLINVMQIAGLNTLGISIARIDYAPLGQNPPHTHPRATEILTVLEGTLYVGFVTSNQPAPNRNKFLSKVLNKGDVFVFPVGLIHFQFNPNPHQPAVAIAALSSQNPGAITIANAVFGSDPAISDDVLAKAFQVEKNTIDYLQAQFWENNHY; via the exons ATGGCATCCtcctcttccttccttctccttgcTGCACTTCTTGCGTTGGTCTCATGGCAGGCCACTGCTTCTGATCCTAGCCCACTCCAGGACTTTTGTGTCGCCGACATGAATTCACCAG TCCGTGTCAATGGGTTTGTTTGCAAGAACCCGATGGAGGTCAATGCGGACGACTTCTTCAAGGCGGCCAACCTCGACAAGCCTAGGGTACCCAACAAGGTTGGATCCAACGTCACTTTGATCAACGTCATGCAAATTGCTGGACTCAACACCCTCGGCATCTCAATTGCACGCATCGACTATGCTCCCTTGGGTCAAAACCCACCACACACGCACCCTCGCGCTACTGAGATCCTCACGGTGCTCGAGGGGACACTGTATGTTGGCTTTGTCACATCCAACCAGCCCGCCCCCAACAGAAACAAGTTCCTCTCCAAGGTGCTCAACAAAGGTGATGTGTTTGTCTTCCCCGTGGGGCTCATCCACTTCCAATTCAACCCCAACCCCCACCAGCCCGCTGTTGCAATTGCCGCGCTCAGCAGCCAGAACCCAGGGGCTATCACAATTGCCAATGCAGTGTTTGGGTCAGACCCAGCAATATCAGATGATGTTCTTGCCAAGGCATTTCAGGTGGAAAAGAATACAATAGACTATCTCCAGGCTCAGTTCTGGGAGAACAACCACTACTAA